The following coding sequences are from one Helicoverpa armigera isolate CAAS_96S chromosome 2, ASM3070526v1, whole genome shotgun sequence window:
- the LOC135118029 gene encoding aldo-keto reductase family 1 member B1-like — MAAKIPTVRFNNGLSCPILGLGTWQSNPGEVTRAVGEAIDIGYRHIDCAHLYFNEKEVGEAIKEKINQGIVKRSKSFITSKIWNTYHRPDLVEKAVKISLSDLGLDYLDLYLIHWPMAYKVRRSDPFPSDANGKVIYSDVDYVDTWRAMEKLVEKGLVKSIGVSNFNSVQLTRILNAATIKPVTNQVECHPYLNQSKLFNFCVERGVTLTAYNPLGSPQRPWAQPGDPSLLEDPKVLAIAKRLNKSPAQVLIRYQIDRGIIVIPKSVTKSRIAENFHVWDFALTKEDIKSINSLDCNGRLIPQAEGREHKDHPFANPDIIF, encoded by the exons ATGGCCGCTAAAATTCCTACTGTGAGGTTTAATAACGGACTATCGTGTCCCATATTGGGTCTTGGGACATGGCAG TCAAATCCTGGCGAAGTGACACGCGCGGTCGGCGAAGCGATCGACATCGGCTATCGACATATAGACTGTGCacatctttattttaacgagaAGGAGGTCGGAGAAGCGATCAAGGAGAAAATTAACCAGGGCATCGTAAAAAGGTCAAAAT CTTTTATAACATCAAAGATATGGAATACGTATCACAGGCCGGATTTAGTGGAAAAGGCTGTAAAAATCTCGCTGTCTGATCTCGGATTGGATTATTTGGATTTATATCTCATTCACTGGCCTATGGCTTACAAGGTAA GAAGGAGTGATCCGTTTCCTTCAGATGCTAATGGCAAAGTGATTTACTCCGACGTAGACTACGTGGATACATGGAGGGCTATGGAGAAGCTCGTCGAGAAAGGCCTCGTTAAGAGCATCGGAGTCAGCAACTTCAATTCTGTACAACTGACTCGAATTCTGAACGCTGCTACAATTAAGCCAGTGACCAATCAG GTGGAATGCCATCCATATTTGAATCAGAGTAAATTGTTCAACTTCTGCGTGGAGCGTGGTGTGACACTGACAGCGTATAATCCACTCGGTAGCCCCCAGAGGCCGTGGGCGCAGCCCGGCGATCCTTCCTTGTTGGAAGACCCCAAAGTGTTGGCTATCGCGAAAAGGTTGAACAAATCTCCGGCACAAGTTCTTATAAG GTACCAGATTGACAGAGGCATCATAGTTATACCGAAGTCAGTAACCAAAAGCCGTATAGCAGAGAACTTCCACGTTTGGGACTTCGCCCTGACGAAGGAAGACATTAAGAGCATCAACAGTCTCGACTGCAACGGTCGACTGATACCGCAGGCAGA GGGTCGAGAGCACAAGGATCATCCCTTCGCTAATCCAGATATTATCTTCTGA